The Bacillota bacterium sequence TCGATGGCGCGCTCCCATCGTGTCTTCGCGATGGCCAGAATCGGCCGTACTGAACTCAGCTTGAGTCGCCTGCCCTCCCCTATCCCCCCGCATTGTATCACGTGGTGCTCCCTCCGACCGCGCCGTGGTGGGCAGGGGGCCGATAAGTCGGAGAGGCGCGACGCTCCCGGTATATAATACGGCGAGGGGGTGGTGCCCCTGCAACGGATGCGGGCAGTACTTGCGGCCCCGGTGGCGCTGCTTATGCTCGTCCTGCTTCTCGCCAGCGCGGGCTGCACCGGTTCGGCCGTGCAGAACGACGTCAACCAGCTCAAGGAACGGGTGGGAAAGCTCGAGCAGGAACTGGCGGCCCTGCGGGCTTCCCTGGATGCACTCACCCAGGAGCTGCGGGGGACCAGGGTCACCATCTACCTGCGGGCGCCGGGCGAGGATCTCCTGGTGCCGGTGACACGGACGGTACCGCACGGGGAGGACCCGCCCACGGCCGCCTTGCGGGCACTGGTAGCCGGACCGCAGCCCGGGGAGAGGGCGGAGGCCGTCCTGCCGGCAGCGGTGAAGGTGCGGTCGGTGCAGACGAAAGAGGGTACGGCCACAGCGGACTTCTCCAGTGACATCATGCGTATGAACGTGGGTTCCATGGGAGAAGCACTGGCGGTGGCCGCCATCGTCAACACCCTCACCGAGTTCCCCCAAATACGCCAGGTGCAGATCCTGGTGGAAGGTAGGAAGGTGGAGTCGCTTGCCGGCCACGTGGACGTCTCCCGCCCGCTGACCAGGAACGAGAAGCTGATCAAGCGCTGACATGGCGCGCAAAAGACCACCGGCATCCAGACAGGGAATGCTCATCTTTCCCAAAAGGGGGGCGGTCAGCCGGCGCCGGGGGTCTGGCCCATGTTGATTTCCGTCCTGTTCCTGCCCCTCGGCTATCGGAGATTCAGGCGCCAGCCCCTCCCGTAGCCCCCTGGTTCCGGCTCTCGGCCGCCGGAAGGGCCATCCGTGTCCGATCGCGTGGGGCGGTCCTGGTTGCCCCTGGTCATCCGCAATGCCGGCACAGCGCGGGAGGAGGATTGCCTCGTTGGGAGAAAGGATCATGGGGCACTTGCGTTATCCGCGGTGACCGGAAGGGGGGTCTGGGACGGTGCCGGGTGCGGAACCGGTCTCGGCCGGGGCAGGCGTGGAAATCCGCATGAGAGCGGAAAGGATGGCCGAAGCGTTTCAGGGCCGGGAAGAGGTGATGGCCCTGTTCCTGGGCGGATCCCTGGCCTCCCATACCGCCGATGACCACTCGGACATCGATCTCTACGTTGTGGCGCGCGAAGGCCGCCTGGAAGCGGTCCTCGGGTACTCGCGTGAGGTCCTTGCCTCCGTGGGGCGCCTGGTATTCTGCAAGCGGGTGGGCCACGGCTTCCCGATGGACGTCTTCGTATATGCGGACGGAATCCGCGGGGAGGTGGGGTACGGGACGCCCCGCTCGCTGGACGATCTCCACTACGGCCCCTATGTGGTGCTATATGACCCTGAGGGACTGCTTACCGAGCACGTGTTTCCAGGCCGGAGGGACCCGGCGGAACGCAAGCGTCAACTGGCCGGTTCGCTGGAATGGTTCTGGAGGGAGGCGCTCCTGGCCAGGGCGTACCTATGCCGGGGCGATCTGTGGTCGGCCGCCGCGCAGATTGAGGGACTCCGCAGGAGACTCGCCGGTATCCTCCGTTCCAGGCGCCCCGGCGGAGGAGACCCGGAGGAAGGCCTGAGCAAGCTGGGCAGGTACGTTCCCGACGGAGAATTGGGGGCTCTGAAGGAGAGTTTCTTCCGCTTTGACCCCCTCGAGATGGAGAAGGCCATGCAGACCCTCTGCTCCCTGGCCTGGGACCTCGGGCGGGAGTCTCTGGAGGACCCCACGCGGGAGAACGTGGCCATCCTGCGCGCCCTGGCTCTAGGTGAAGGAGCGGACAGGCCGGGGCCGGAAATGGCGTAGCGTGTTCGTCTGGGTGTGCCCGCAACAGGAGGGATGGTCATGCCCAAGCGTCTCACCCGTGCAGAGCTGCCCGTGGAACAAACCTGGAACCTGGCGGACATCTTCCCGACTGTGGAGGCCTGGGAAGCAGAACTGGCCGTGGTATCCGCCGACATGCCCACCGTGACCCGCTACGCGGGCAGGCTCAGCGAGGGGGCCGGCACCCTCCTCGCCTGCCTGGAGGCCCTGGAGGAGCTGCAGGAGCGGTTCGGCAGGGTCGCCTCGTACGCCTTGCTCAGCCAGTCCGCGGACGGCACCTCCCCGGCGAACCAGGCCATGGCCGCCCGGGCCATGAGCCTGGGCGCCCGCATCCAGGCCGAAACCTCGTTCATCCGTTCCGAGATCCTCGCCCTGCCCGAAGGAACCGTGGAAGATTACCTGGCCCGGGAACCCGGGCTGGCCAGCTTCCGCCGTTTCCTGGAGCGTATCCTGGCCGACAGGCCCCATGCGCTGAGCCCGGAGACCGAGCGGGCCCTTGCCGCATTGGGCGAAGTCCTCGATGCACCGGGGATGATCTACCGCCGCTCGAAGAGTTCCGACATGACCTTCGAACCGGTCAGGGACGGTCAGGGGAACGAGTTACCCATGTCCTTCGCCATCTACGAGGGTCATTACGAGCGTTCGCCCGACACTGTCCTGCGCCGCAACGCCTTCGCCTCCTTCACGAAGGGCCTGAAGGCCTACCAGAACACCTACGCCGCCACCTGGGCCACCGAGGTGCGCAAGAACGTGGTGATGGCGCGGCTCCGGGGCTATCCGTCGGCCACCCACATGATCCTTGACCGGCAGGAGGTCACCCTGGACGTTTACAACAACCTTCACGACATAATTCTCCACGATCTTGCCCCCCACATGCGCCGTTACGTGGCGCTCCGCCGGCGGGTCCTCGGCCTGGACAGGATCCTTTACTGCGACATCGAGGCGCCGCTCGACCCCGAGTTCAACCCGTCCACCACCTTTGCCGAGGCCGCCGAAATCATCCTGAAGGGCCTGTCGGTCCTGGGGCCGGACTACTCCGGGATCATGGCGAGCGGCCTCAGGAACCGCTGGATCGACTGGGGCGACAACATCGGGAAGTCGACGGGCGCCTTCTGCAACTCGGTATACGGCGTCCACCCTTACATCCTCATCACCTGGACCAACAGCCTGCACGATGTCCTCACGCTGGCGCACGAGCTGGGCCACGGGGGGCACGGCGTGCTGTCGCAGCGTCAGCACCTCTTGCTCAACAGCCGGCCGTCCATGTTCTTCATCGAGGCGCCGTCCACGCTCAACTCACTTCTCGTGGCCGACAGCATCCTGGCCGAGGCCACCGACAGGCGCGTCCGTCGCTGGGTCATCATGCAGTTGCTCGGGATCTACTATCACAACTTCGTGCGTCACCTCATCGAGGGTGAACTGCAGCGCCGCATGTACGCCCTGGCCGAGAAGGATGAGCCCATTACCGCCAGCGTCCTCTCCCGGGTGCAGGGGGAAATCCTGGAGGAGTTCTGGGGTGGAGAGGTCGAGATCGAAGACGGTGCTCGGCTCACCTGGATGCGCCAGCCCCACTACTACAGTGGCCTCTACCCGTACACTTACTCGGCCGGCCTCACCATCGCCACCGCCGTGGCCCGGGCCATCCGGGAGGAGGGCGAGCCGGCCGTGAAGCGCTGGCTCGAGGTGCTCAAGGCCGGAGGTACGAGGAAGCCGCTGGAGCTGGCCCAGATGGCCGGGGTGGACATGACCCGGCCGGAACCCATCCGCGCTGCAGTGGCCTACGTGGGATCGCTGGTGGACGAGGTGGTCAACAGCTTCTAGAGCGCACCCGAGGTTCTGAGACAAACGGCCGGGCCGGGAGGAGGAAACCGGCCCGGCGTGCGGCCTGCCCTCGGCGTCCCCTTACCCGATCCTCAGCGCCGCCGCTCTCCTGGAACTGGCGGAGGAAGAGGGCCGGCTCGACGCCTCGGCAAAGGAGCTGGAAGAAGCAGTGGCAGCAACCCGGGAGGCCCTGGCTTCCCTGGATGATCTCCTTGCCACCCTGCGCAGTGCAGCCAATTGGGGGATCTGGGATATGGTGGGTGGAGGCCTGCTCGCGACGGCCATCAAGCACTCCCGCATCGACGAGGCGCGGGGCAAGGCGGCTCTCGCCCAGCAGTCGCTGGAGCGGCTGCGGAGGGAGCTGGCGGACGTGGGAGCCCGGGTGGATCTCGGCGTCGACATCGGCAGCTTCCTCACCTTCGCCGACTATTTCTTCGACGGGCTGATCGTGG is a genomic window containing:
- a CDS encoding GerMN domain-containing protein: MPLQRMRAVLAAPVALLMLVLLLASAGCTGSAVQNDVNQLKERVGKLEQELAALRASLDALTQELRGTRVTIYLRAPGEDLLVPVTRTVPHGEDPPTAALRALVAGPQPGERAEAVLPAAVKVRSVQTKEGTATADFSSDIMRMNVGSMGEALAVAAIVNTLTEFPQIRQVQILVEGRKVESLAGHVDVSRPLTRNEKLIKR
- the pepF gene encoding oligoendopeptidase F codes for the protein MPKRLTRAELPVEQTWNLADIFPTVEAWEAELAVVSADMPTVTRYAGRLSEGAGTLLACLEALEELQERFGRVASYALLSQSADGTSPANQAMAARAMSLGARIQAETSFIRSEILALPEGTVEDYLAREPGLASFRRFLERILADRPHALSPETERALAALGEVLDAPGMIYRRSKSSDMTFEPVRDGQGNELPMSFAIYEGHYERSPDTVLRRNAFASFTKGLKAYQNTYAATWATEVRKNVVMARLRGYPSATHMILDRQEVTLDVYNNLHDIILHDLAPHMRRYVALRRRVLGLDRILYCDIEAPLDPEFNPSTTFAEAAEIILKGLSVLGPDYSGIMASGLRNRWIDWGDNIGKSTGAFCNSVYGVHPYILITWTNSLHDVLTLAHELGHGGHGVLSQRQHLLLNSRPSMFFIEAPSTLNSLLVADSILAEATDRRVRRWVIMQLLGIYYHNFVRHLIEGELQRRMYALAEKDEPITASVLSRVQGEILEEFWGGEVEIEDGARLTWMRQPHYYSGLYPYTYSAGLTIATAVARAIREEGEPAVKRWLEVLKAGGTRKPLELAQMAGVDMTRPEPIRAAVAYVGSLVDEVVNSF